One part of the Sorangiineae bacterium MSr11954 genome encodes these proteins:
- a CDS encoding cyclic nucleotide-binding domain-containing protein, whose translation MRTAPPDLPGSQTTDSPIDRALALMLADEGEAALRWAAAVVEHDVTPSALILTCRLLADAGRTEAAIEGLELAVKQATDAGNLPLAVAAVADLRQLGRPVDGYFDEIAASFCAGSSRLSDISSPPPPLPNFETFQPMSSFLAGPALLSKATNIVHGARERYQKAPELPQIASLPLFSALEMEGLRALIAAFEMITVPSGQAVIVEGEEGAEAYIVARGELEVRRKPGSIDDGGDVTLARLVNGSLFGEMALLSRAPRAASVVACRPSILLVARRDALEKVAQARPEVGIELAAHCRRRMVANLVRTSRVLIDVHPDARPALVERFETNVFEKGTKLITVGEEAAGLHLIASGEVAVIGYESDEPLVISTLGAGEVVGEVALVLRRKAVADVVAVHPTVTLHLPREDFISLIKAHPAILKTLYLSAIQRDEETSAVITNATTSVTDDYVLV comes from the coding sequence ATGCGAACGGCACCCCCGGATCTTCCCGGTAGCCAAACCACGGATTCCCCCATTGATCGCGCCCTGGCCCTGATGCTCGCCGACGAGGGCGAGGCCGCCTTGCGTTGGGCCGCGGCCGTCGTCGAGCACGATGTCACGCCGAGCGCGCTCATCTTGACCTGCCGCCTCCTGGCCGACGCAGGCCGCACGGAGGCCGCGATCGAGGGCCTGGAGCTCGCCGTCAAGCAGGCGACCGACGCCGGCAATCTTCCGCTCGCCGTGGCCGCGGTCGCCGACTTGAGGCAGCTCGGGCGCCCGGTCGATGGCTACTTCGACGAAATCGCCGCATCGTTCTGTGCGGGCTCGTCGCGCCTGTCGGACATCTCGTCGCCGCCACCCCCGTTGCCGAACTTCGAGACCTTCCAGCCGATGAGCTCCTTTCTCGCGGGCCCGGCGCTCCTCTCGAAGGCCACCAACATCGTGCACGGCGCACGCGAGCGCTACCAAAAGGCCCCCGAGCTTCCGCAGATCGCATCGCTCCCTCTTTTCAGCGCGCTCGAAATGGAAGGGCTGCGCGCGCTCATCGCGGCCTTCGAGATGATCACGGTGCCCTCGGGGCAAGCGGTCATCGTCGAGGGTGAGGAGGGCGCCGAAGCGTACATCGTCGCGCGCGGTGAGCTGGAGGTCCGTCGCAAGCCAGGCTCCATCGACGACGGTGGCGATGTCACCTTGGCCCGCTTGGTCAACGGCTCGCTGTTCGGCGAAATGGCGCTCCTCTCGCGCGCGCCGCGTGCGGCCAGCGTGGTGGCGTGCCGGCCCTCGATCTTGCTCGTGGCCCGCCGCGATGCACTCGAAAAAGTGGCCCAGGCGCGCCCCGAGGTGGGCATCGAGCTCGCCGCTCATTGCCGGCGGCGCATGGTCGCCAACCTGGTGCGCACATCGCGTGTGCTCATCGACGTGCACCCCGACGCGCGCCCCGCGCTGGTGGAGCGCTTCGAGACGAACGTGTTCGAGAAGGGCACGAAGCTGATCACGGTGGGCGAGGAGGCCGCGGGGCTGCACCTGATTGCGTCGGGTGAGGTCGCGGTGATCGGCTACGAGTCGGACGAGCCGCTGGTCATCTCCACCTTGGGGGCCGGTGAGGTCGTGGGCGAGGTGGCCCTGGTGCTTCGGCGCAAGGCGGTGGCCGACGTGGTGGCGGTGCACCCGACGGTGACGTTGCATTTGCCGCGCGAGGATTTCATTTCGCTGATCAAGGCTCACCCCGCCATCCTCAAAACGCTTTATCTTTCCGCGATTCAGCGCGACGAAGAGACGTCGGCCGTCATCACCAACGCGACGACCAGCGTGACAGACGATTACGTTCTTGTATAA
- a CDS encoding OFA family MFS transporter: MAGLLDAERTIAEPGYSRWLIPPAALAIHLSIGQVYAFSVFKRALQVHFATSLTAIAWIFSIAIVMLGLSAAFLGTWVERNGPRKAMFTSACCWATGFAIGAVGIATRQLWLLYLGYGVIGGIGLGVGYISPVSTLIKWFPDRPGLATGMAIMGFGGGALIASPLSVRLMQAFDPQATAPGSVASGDAVMKTFLVLGVAYFALMMFGTFNVRLPPGSRAAQSRTASLGKAPAKYAPLQTGVNISAANAVRTPQFWMLWVVLFCNVTAGIGILEQAAPMIQDFFRVPAEAGSNAAPAASRVSAAVAGGFVGLLSMCNMAGRFVWSSTSDIVGRKRIYILYLGLGMVLYALLATVGARSTAVFATLAGTILTFYGGGFATIPAYLKDLFGTFQVGAIHGRLLTAWSAAGVAGPLIVNAIIESRGKPGALTAADYQPALFVMVGVLAVGFVANLFVRSVPTRYHEQTSAGSPPGTGKTAPISLKKVAR; the protein is encoded by the coding sequence ATGGCTGGATTGCTCGATGCCGAGCGCACGATCGCCGAACCGGGATACAGCCGGTGGTTGATACCGCCCGCCGCCTTGGCGATTCATTTGAGCATCGGTCAGGTCTACGCGTTCAGCGTCTTCAAGCGCGCCCTGCAAGTACACTTTGCGACCAGCCTCACGGCCATCGCGTGGATTTTCAGCATCGCCATCGTGATGCTCGGCCTGTCGGCCGCGTTCTTGGGCACCTGGGTCGAGCGCAATGGACCGCGCAAGGCCATGTTCACCTCCGCGTGCTGTTGGGCCACCGGCTTTGCCATCGGCGCCGTGGGGATCGCCACCCGCCAGCTCTGGCTCCTCTACCTCGGGTACGGCGTCATCGGCGGCATCGGCCTCGGCGTGGGCTATATTTCGCCCGTCTCCACCCTCATCAAGTGGTTCCCCGATCGCCCGGGCCTGGCGACGGGCATGGCCATCATGGGCTTCGGAGGCGGCGCCCTCATCGCATCGCCCTTGTCCGTGCGCTTGATGCAAGCCTTCGATCCCCAAGCCACCGCGCCGGGATCGGTCGCGTCGGGCGACGCCGTGATGAAGACCTTTCTCGTGCTCGGCGTCGCCTACTTCGCCCTGATGATGTTCGGCACGTTCAATGTGCGCCTGCCCCCGGGATCGCGCGCCGCGCAGTCCCGCACCGCCTCGCTCGGAAAGGCCCCGGCCAAGTACGCGCCCTTGCAAACGGGGGTGAACATCTCGGCCGCCAACGCCGTTCGCACCCCGCAGTTTTGGATGCTCTGGGTCGTGCTCTTTTGCAATGTCACCGCAGGCATCGGCATCCTCGAGCAAGCGGCGCCGATGATTCAGGACTTCTTCCGGGTGCCGGCGGAGGCAGGCTCCAATGCAGCCCCCGCGGCCTCGCGCGTCTCGGCGGCGGTGGCCGGTGGGTTCGTGGGGCTGCTCTCGATGTGCAACATGGCGGGCCGGTTCGTTTGGTCGTCGACCTCGGACATCGTGGGGCGAAAGCGCATTTACATCCTGTACCTGGGGCTGGGCATGGTGCTCTACGCCTTGCTGGCCACGGTGGGCGCGCGCTCGACCGCGGTCTTTGCCACATTGGCGGGGACGATCCTCACCTTTTACGGGGGCGGCTTTGCGACCATCCCCGCGTACTTGAAGGATCTCTTCGGCACGTTCCAGGTCGGCGCCATCCACGGCCGGCTTCTAACCGCGTGGTCGGCCGCGGGCGTGGCGGGCCCGCTCATCGTCAATGCCATCATCGAGAGCCGCGGCAAGCCGGGCGCCCTCACCGCCGCGGACTACCAGCCCGCCCTCTTCGTGATGGTGGGCGTGCTGGCCGTGGGCTTCGTGGCCAACCTGTTCGTTCGCTCCGTTCCCACGCGTTACCACGAGCAGACATCCGCCGGCTCCCCGCCGGGTACGGGCAAAACTGCGCCCATCTCGCTCAAGAAGGTGGCGCGATGA
- a CDS encoding RluA family pseudouridine synthase: MSSHREPPHAPLRVTDDLSGKSLDAVVRALFALTWGKARSCIETGKVQLDGQTVTNATQRVRAGSEVALRMRAPRPRPGDLAESRVVYVDTHVIVVDKPAGISTIPYGDEEDPDTLDAKVRAILAKGKHAAGRDQGARPALGIVHRLDKETSGLIVFTRTWLAKKSLTEQFRAHSIGRRYLAIVHGDMFPGSRSSPTPRTLRSHLVSDRGDGLRGSTQRPGQRERGATAPQLAITHVEPVERLRGATLVACRLETGRTHQIRIHLSEAGHPLVGERVYIRNYARDIVPAPRLMLHAAELGFVHPATQKPLSFTLPLPPDMAEILEGLRAPDGSSTR; this comes from the coding sequence ATGTCATCCCATCGCGAACCCCCGCACGCACCGCTCCGCGTGACCGACGATCTCTCCGGCAAATCACTCGACGCCGTGGTCCGAGCGCTCTTCGCTCTGACCTGGGGCAAGGCGCGGTCGTGCATCGAGACCGGCAAAGTTCAGCTCGATGGTCAGACCGTCACCAACGCCACCCAACGCGTGCGCGCGGGGAGCGAGGTTGCGCTTCGGATGCGCGCCCCCCGCCCGCGACCGGGCGATCTCGCCGAGAGCCGCGTCGTCTATGTCGATACCCACGTCATCGTGGTCGACAAGCCGGCGGGCATCAGCACCATCCCCTACGGCGACGAAGAGGATCCCGATACGCTCGACGCCAAAGTGCGCGCCATCCTGGCCAAGGGCAAGCACGCGGCGGGCCGCGATCAAGGGGCGCGCCCCGCGCTGGGCATCGTGCACCGCCTCGACAAGGAGACCTCGGGCCTCATCGTGTTCACCCGCACCTGGCTGGCGAAAAAGAGCCTCACCGAGCAATTTCGAGCGCACTCCATCGGCCGGCGCTACTTGGCCATCGTTCACGGCGATATGTTCCCGGGCTCGCGCTCTTCTCCTACCCCCCGCACCCTTCGTTCGCACCTGGTGAGCGATCGCGGTGACGGTCTTCGCGGCTCCACCCAGCGCCCCGGCCAGCGCGAACGCGGTGCAACCGCTCCTCAGCTCGCCATCACCCACGTCGAACCCGTCGAGCGCTTGCGCGGCGCCACCTTGGTCGCGTGCCGCCTCGAGACCGGGCGCACCCACCAAATCCGCATCCACCTGAGCGAGGCGGGGCATCCTCTGGTGGGGGAGCGTGTCTACATTCGTAACTATGCGCGGGACATTGTCCCGGCGCCGCGCCTCATGCTCCACGCGGCCGAGCTGGGGTTCGTGCACCCGGCCACGCAGAAGCCCCTCTCCTTTACGCTCCCGCTTCCCCCGGATATGGCGGAAATTCTCGAGGGGCTTCGCGCGCCGGACGGTTCTTCGACGCGTTGA
- the hrcA gene encoding heat-inducible transcriptional repressor HrcA, translated as MSELSARAKQILYAAITEFVATGEPVGSRTLSKKCGIELSPASIRNVLSDLEEAGYLQQPHTSAGRVPTDRAFRLFIDALMEVRALSQEEHARIRARFEEMSPNQNMMRETGRFLSELTGAVAVVVSPRIESLTLKQLRFIRTSPNELLAVLVMSNGAVQNRFVVAQVSEMELTRIHNLLDDVTDGRTLGDLRDFFARKLATERIQHDQLRKRAFSLGEAAVTEASATEADVVIEGQSKLFDRPEFSDAEGLKQLVAAFDDRERLLRLLDATMAAKGPTVMVGREAGELGGGQLAIVRAPFLDHGRTVGTIGIIGPTRMDYPKVVPLVEATATAMTEYIDRANNPQK; from the coding sequence ATGTCCGAGCTCAGTGCGCGTGCGAAGCAGATCCTGTATGCGGCCATCACCGAATTCGTCGCCACCGGAGAGCCCGTAGGCTCGCGCACCCTCTCCAAGAAGTGCGGCATCGAGCTCTCCCCGGCCAGCATCCGGAACGTCCTGTCGGATCTGGAGGAGGCCGGGTACCTTCAGCAGCCGCATACGAGCGCAGGCCGCGTGCCCACCGATCGCGCCTTTCGCCTCTTCATCGATGCGCTCATGGAGGTGCGGGCGCTGTCCCAGGAAGAGCACGCGCGCATCCGTGCCCGCTTCGAGGAAATGTCGCCGAACCAGAACATGATGCGGGAGACCGGGCGTTTCCTCTCGGAGCTCACCGGCGCCGTGGCCGTGGTGGTCAGCCCGCGCATCGAGTCGCTCACCTTGAAGCAGCTGCGCTTCATCCGCACCAGCCCGAACGAGCTCCTGGCGGTGCTGGTGATGTCCAACGGCGCGGTGCAAAATCGATTCGTCGTGGCCCAGGTCAGCGAGATGGAGCTAACCCGCATCCACAACTTGCTCGACGACGTGACCGATGGTCGAACCCTCGGCGATCTGCGCGACTTCTTTGCCCGCAAGCTGGCGACCGAGCGCATTCAGCACGATCAACTGCGCAAGCGCGCCTTCTCGCTGGGCGAGGCCGCCGTCACCGAGGCCAGCGCCACCGAGGCCGACGTGGTCATCGAAGGCCAGTCGAAGCTCTTCGACCGTCCCGAGTTCTCGGACGCCGAGGGTCTCAAGCAGCTGGTCGCCGCCTTCGACGATCGCGAGCGCCTTCTGCGCCTGCTCGACGCCACCATGGCCGCCAAAGGCCCCACCGTGATGGTGGGCCGCGAAGCCGGCGAGCTCGGCGGTGGTCAGCTGGCTATCGTACGCGCTCCCTTTCTCGATCATGGGCGCACGGTTGGCACGATTGGCATCATCGGACCCACCCGCATGGATTACCCCAAGGTCGTCCCGCTCGTGGAAGCCACGGCCACGGCCATGACCGAGTACATCGACCGCGCCAACAATCCACAAAAGTAG
- a CDS encoding LysR family transcriptional regulator, whose protein sequence is MRSLDWNDFQFVLRVAEKGSLAAGARAMGVNHTTALRRVHAFERQLGVRLFERLAQGYVLTGPGEEFVRTARAMDELAAQAERRILGHDLQLTGTVRVTTTDSLASSILPRHLEAFRAKHPEVHLELTTSNAVLSLTRRDADVAIRPMAKPSENLVGRRISDVAFAVYAAAALLEHAPDRAARELGAHREGAAARELGKYRWIAPDESLSNTTVHRWMARKIPNESVVLHADSFVAMRAACAAGIGVAALPCYLGDLEPRIRRVQGPIPSLASELWVLTHEDLRTATRIRAFSEFIGDALAGERELIQGAGIGPKGTRASTAPKGTREPTTAPKGTRESTTGPKGTRESTSPKGARESTKRKPPTSKRKMP, encoded by the coding sequence ATGCGCAGCCTCGATTGGAACGACTTTCAGTTCGTGCTTCGCGTGGCGGAGAAAGGCTCGCTCGCGGCCGGCGCGCGCGCCATGGGCGTAAACCACACCACGGCGCTGCGGCGCGTGCACGCGTTCGAGCGGCAGCTGGGGGTGCGGCTGTTCGAGCGGCTCGCGCAAGGTTACGTGCTCACGGGGCCGGGCGAGGAGTTCGTGCGCACCGCGCGCGCGATGGACGAGCTGGCCGCGCAGGCCGAGCGGCGCATTCTCGGGCACGATTTGCAGCTCACCGGCACCGTGCGGGTGACGACCACCGACTCGTTGGCGTCGTCGATTTTGCCGAGGCACCTCGAAGCGTTTCGCGCGAAGCACCCCGAGGTGCACCTCGAGCTCACGACCAGCAACGCGGTCCTCAGCTTGACCCGACGCGACGCCGATGTGGCCATCCGGCCCATGGCGAAGCCGTCGGAAAATTTGGTCGGGCGGCGGATCTCGGACGTGGCGTTCGCCGTTTATGCGGCCGCTGCGCTCCTCGAGCACGCGCCGGATCGGGCGGCGCGCGAGCTCGGTGCGCATCGTGAGGGCGCCGCGGCGCGCGAGCTCGGCAAGTACCGCTGGATCGCGCCCGACGAGAGCCTCTCGAACACCACGGTGCATCGTTGGATGGCGCGCAAAATTCCGAATGAGAGCGTGGTGCTGCACGCCGACTCCTTCGTGGCCATGCGCGCGGCATGCGCCGCCGGGATCGGCGTGGCCGCCCTGCCCTGCTACCTCGGCGATCTCGAGCCCCGCATCCGCCGCGTCCAAGGGCCGATCCCGAGCCTCGCCAGCGAGCTTTGGGTGCTCACCCACGAAGATCTCCGCACCGCCACCCGCATCCGCGCCTTCTCCGAGTTCATCGGCGACGCGCTCGCCGGAGAGCGCGAGCTCATTCAAGGTGCGGGCATCGGACCCAAGGGCACCCGAGCATCCACCGCACCCAAGGGAACCCGAGAACCGACCACCGCGCCCAAGGGAACCCGAGAATCGACCACCGGGCCCAAGGGAACCCGAGAATCGACCAGCCCCAAAGGCGCCCGAGAATCGACGAAACGAAAGCCCCCAACAAGCAAACGAAAGATGCCCTGA
- a CDS encoding response regulator, producing the protein MPKTLLAVDDSVTMRKVLEITFSGEDYRVITADGRNAALAALGEQPHAVVVDTVLSNEDGYALAKDLRQRLPGAAIVLLASRHNPYDAGRGKDAGADDFIDKPFDTQQFIDKVKKALAAKEAAGIPAAAPAIAPAAPVAAPPAPSQPRAAAAAPAAPAAQQRPSPRSPTLVFGQEPPAAPPAPSASAKPFPASQLPTSQLPTSQPTPAASPASGSTGVTVSTAVNGHLAGKLDELGLSPQQADAVLALSRDVVEKVVWEVVPQLAETLIKEEIARLTRD; encoded by the coding sequence GTGCCCAAGACCCTGCTCGCTGTCGATGACAGCGTCACGATGCGTAAGGTTCTCGAAATCACCTTCAGCGGGGAAGATTACCGTGTGATCACCGCCGACGGTCGCAACGCCGCACTGGCCGCGTTGGGCGAGCAACCGCACGCCGTCGTCGTCGACACCGTGCTCTCGAACGAAGATGGCTACGCGCTCGCAAAAGACCTGCGCCAGCGCCTCCCCGGCGCCGCCATCGTGCTGCTCGCGAGCCGCCACAACCCGTACGACGCGGGGCGTGGCAAGGACGCAGGGGCGGACGATTTCATCGATAAGCCCTTCGATACGCAGCAGTTCATCGACAAGGTGAAGAAGGCCTTGGCCGCAAAAGAAGCGGCGGGCATCCCGGCGGCTGCGCCGGCCATCGCCCCGGCGGCCCCGGTCGCAGCTCCCCCCGCACCGTCGCAGCCGCGAGCCGCGGCAGCCGCACCGGCCGCCCCCGCGGCGCAGCAGCGTCCTTCGCCCCGGTCGCCGACCCTCGTCTTCGGGCAAGAGCCGCCGGCCGCGCCGCCCGCACCGAGTGCGTCGGCCAAGCCGTTTCCGGCCTCGCAGCTCCCCACCTCGCAACTCCCCACCTCACAACCCACGCCCGCGGCGTCGCCCGCGAGCGGAAGCACCGGGGTCACCGTCTCCACGGCGGTGAACGGTCATTTGGCGGGCAAGCTGGACGAGCTCGGACTGAGCCCGCAGCAGGCCGACGCCGTGCTGGCGCTCTCGCGCGACGTGGTCGAGAAGGTCGTGTGGGAGGTGGTTCCGCAGCTGGCGGAGACCTTGATCAAGGAAGAGATCGCGCGCCTGACGCGGGATTAA
- a CDS encoding thiamine pyrophosphate-binding protein, giving the protein MVDLLCGLGVDTFFGIPGGSIIAVFDAIVKNPKATLIEPRHETHAAFEAMGAFRASGRAAAVLVTSGPGATNVVTGVAAAHFERVPMLVMAGDTAWERTGRRLLQSLGPEGVDIEEMLRGLTRTTVRLGPTSALAQVRAAVRAARNPRNPGPVLIVAPIDCLDGAARAERPRTLPLRVAEGAIDPARLAHAAQMLARAERPLVVVGAACRPAADPVRRLVDAIGAPFMTTPQAKGIVPEDHPLSLRNGGMSSSLWARRYSDTKPDVALVLGTDLDDVSTAGTPPVGPGGRVIHVDTDPRAIGRNFPTALALVHDVGAVAEELARIPAFEATAQRGAELAARARLRSPFDVPDFDADDSLPIAPHRVIADLERALPPQATIVTDIGEHMLFALHYLTARSPERFVIHLGLGSMASGIASAVGLALADRSRPVACICGDGGMHMAGMEILLAIKHRLPIVYAVFNDARYNMVHHGHRMTYTRTDIAACASRPWETPPIDFVKWAEATGARGVRIERPGEITRGLLEGAMADRVPLVLDIRQARDTRISGDGRIQTLIAMAGARP; this is encoded by the coding sequence GTGGTCGATCTTCTTTGCGGGCTGGGTGTCGATACGTTCTTCGGCATCCCTGGCGGATCGATCATCGCCGTCTTCGATGCCATCGTGAAGAACCCCAAGGCCACGCTCATCGAACCGCGCCACGAGACGCATGCGGCGTTCGAGGCCATGGGCGCCTTTCGTGCAAGCGGGCGCGCGGCCGCGGTCCTGGTCACCTCCGGTCCGGGCGCCACCAACGTGGTCACGGGGGTGGCTGCGGCGCACTTCGAGCGCGTACCCATGCTCGTGATGGCGGGCGACACGGCCTGGGAGCGCACGGGCCGGCGCCTGCTTCAATCGCTGGGGCCCGAGGGGGTCGACATCGAAGAGATGCTGCGCGGCCTCACGCGCACCACCGTGCGGCTCGGGCCAACCTCGGCGCTCGCGCAGGTGAGGGCGGCCGTTCGCGCCGCGCGCAACCCCCGAAACCCGGGCCCGGTCTTGATCGTGGCGCCCATCGATTGCCTCGATGGCGCAGCCCGCGCCGAACGACCGCGCACCCTACCTCTTCGCGTGGCCGAAGGCGCCATCGATCCGGCGCGCTTGGCGCACGCCGCGCAGATGCTCGCGCGGGCGGAGCGGCCGCTCGTGGTGGTGGGCGCCGCGTGCAGGCCCGCAGCGGACCCGGTCCGCCGTTTGGTCGATGCCATCGGCGCGCCGTTCATGACGACCCCGCAGGCCAAGGGGATCGTCCCCGAGGACCACCCGCTCAGTTTGCGCAACGGCGGCATGAGCTCGTCGCTCTGGGCGCGGCGTTATTCGGACACAAAGCCCGACGTGGCCCTGGTCCTCGGCACGGATCTCGACGACGTGAGCACCGCGGGCACACCGCCCGTCGGCCCCGGTGGCCGCGTCATCCACGTGGACACCGACCCTCGCGCCATCGGCCGCAACTTCCCCACCGCGCTGGCCCTCGTGCACGACGTGGGCGCGGTGGCGGAGGAGCTCGCGCGCATCCCCGCCTTCGAGGCCACGGCCCAGCGGGGCGCGGAGCTCGCGGCCCGCGCCCGGCTCCGATCGCCGTTCGACGTGCCCGACTTCGACGCGGACGATTCGCTGCCCATCGCGCCGCACCGGGTGATCGCCGATCTGGAGCGCGCCTTGCCGCCCCAGGCGACCATCGTGACCGATATCGGCGAGCACATGCTCTTTGCGCTGCACTACCTCACGGCGCGGAGCCCCGAGCGGTTCGTCATTCACCTGGGGCTGGGGTCGATGGCCTCGGGCATCGCCTCGGCGGTGGGGCTGGCGCTGGCCGATCGTTCGCGGCCGGTCGCGTGCATCTGCGGCGATGGGGGCATGCACATGGCCGGCATGGAGATCCTGCTCGCGATCAAGCACCGCCTGCCCATCGTCTACGCCGTCTTCAACGACGCGCGCTACAACATGGTGCACCACGGGCATCGGATGACGTATACGCGGACGGACATCGCCGCGTGCGCCAGTCGGCCTTGGGAGACGCCGCCCATCGACTTCGTCAAGTGGGCGGAGGCCACGGGGGCGCGCGGGGTGCGCATCGAGCGGCCGGGGGAGATCACGCGGGGGCTCTTGGAGGGCGCCATGGCGGATCGGGTGCCGCTGGTGCTCGACATCCGCCAGGCGCGCGACACGCGCATCTCGGGCGATGGGCGCATTCAAACGTTGATCGCCATGGCGGGGGCGCGGCCGTGA
- a CDS encoding VOC family protein, whose translation MIALDHVTAIVEDAETTARALEAVLGIAAGPEVVLPGMSIRTLRIGEVELHVNAPAGPGPVRDHLARHGPGLHHLAVRVADLDAAMGALAALSISTLGAPVETAKGLREVFLDPARTGGVMIQLVERRAEVRATDLDAASTAALIEQAGARITR comes from the coding sequence ATGATCGCGCTCGATCACGTGACGGCCATCGTCGAGGACGCGGAGACCACGGCGCGCGCCCTCGAGGCGGTGCTGGGGATCGCCGCCGGCCCCGAGGTCGTGCTGCCTGGAATGTCGATTCGCACGCTCCGCATCGGCGAGGTCGAGCTTCACGTCAATGCGCCGGCGGGGCCGGGACCGGTGCGCGATCACCTGGCGCGCCACGGCCCGGGTCTGCACCATCTGGCGGTGCGGGTCGCCGATCTCGACGCGGCCATGGGCGCGCTGGCGGCGCTCTCGATTTCGACGTTGGGGGCCCCGGTGGAGACGGCCAAGGGGCTGCGCGAAGTGTTCCTCGATCCGGCGCGCACCGGTGGGGTGATGATTCAGCTGGTGGAGCGTCGGGCGGAGGTTCGCGCGACGGATCTGGATGCCGCATCGACGGCCGCGTTGATCGAGCAGGCGGGGGCGCGGATCACCCGGTGA